From a single Theropithecus gelada isolate Dixy chromosome 10, Tgel_1.0, whole genome shotgun sequence genomic region:
- the TRIOBP gene encoding TRIO and F-actin-binding protein isoform X2, producing the protein MGGWKGPGPRRGREGPEARRRAAERGGGGGVPAPRSPARKPRPPSCLLLPPPWGAAMTPDLLNFKKGWMSILDEPGEPPSPSLTTTSTSQWKKHWFVLTDSSLKYYRDSTAEEADELDGEIDLRSCTDVTEYAVQRNYGFQIHTKDAVYTLSAMTSGIRRNWIEALRKTVRPTSAPDVTKLSDCNKENTLHNYGTQKGPLKAGEQRAGVEVVSRGGPRKADGQRQALDYVELSPLTQAPPQRARTPARTPDRLAKQEELERDLAQRSEERRKWFEATDSRTPEVPAGEGLRRGLGAPLTEDQQNRLSEEIEKKWQELEKLPLRENKRVPLTALLNQSRGERRGPPSDSHEALEKEVQALRAQLEAWRLQGEAPQSAPRSQEDGHIPPGYISQEACERSLAEMESSHQQVMEELQRHHERELQRLQQEKEWLLAEETAATASAIEAMKKAYQEELSRELSKTRSLQQGPDGLRKQHQSDVEALKRELQVLSEQYSQKCLEIGALTRQAEEREHTLRRCQQEGQELLRHNQELHGRLSEEIDQLRGFIASQGMGNGCGRSNERSSCELEVLLRVKENELQYLKKEVQCLRDELQMMQKDKRFTSGKYQDVYVELSHIKTRSEREIEQLKEHLRLAMAALQEKESMRNSLAE; encoded by the exons CCCGATCTGCTCAACTTCAAGAAGGGATGGATGTCGATCTTGGATGAGCCTGGAGAG CCTCCCTCCCCTTCGCTCACCACCACCTCTACTTCACAGTGGAAGAAACATTGGTTTGTGCTGACAGATTCAAGTCTCAAATATTACAGAGACTCCACTGCTGAGGAG GCAGACGAGCTGGATGGTGAGATCGACCTGCGTTCTTGCACGGATGTCACCGAGTACGCGGTGCAGCGCAACTATGGCTTCCAGATCCAC ACCAAGGATGCTGTCTATACCTTGTCGGCCATGACCTCAGGCATCCGGCGGAACTGGATCGAGGCTCTGAGAAAGACCGTGCGTCCAACTTCAGCCCCAGATGTCACCAA GCTCTCGGACTGTAATAAGGAGAACACGCTGCACAACTACGGCACCCAGAAGGGCCCCCTGAAGGCAGGGGAGCAGCGGGCGGGCGTTGAGGTCGTCAGCCGGGGTGGCCCTCGGAAGGCAGATGGGCAGCGGCAGGCCTTGGACTACGTGGAGCTCTCCCCGCTGACCCAGGCCCCTCCACAGCGGGCCCGCACCCCGGCCCGCACTCCTGACCGCCTGGCCAAGCAGGAGGAGCTGGAGCGGGACCTGGCCCAGCGCTCCGAGGAGCGACGCAAGTGGTTTGAGGCCACAGACAGCAGGACCCCAGAGGTGCCCGCTGGTGAGGGGCTGCGCCGGGGCCTGGGTGCCCCCCTGACTGAGGACCAGCAAAACCGGCTCAGTGAGGAGATCGAGAAGAAGTGGCAGGAGCTGGAGAAGCTGCCCCTGCGGGAGAATAAGCGGGtgcccctcactgccctgctCAACCAAAGCCGCGGAGAGCGCCGAGGGCCTCCAAGTGACAGCCACGAGGCACTGGAGAAGGAG GTTCAGGCTCTTCGGGCCCAGCTGGAGGCATGGCGTCTCCAAGGGGAGGCTCCTCAGAGTGCGCCGAGATCCCAGGAGGACGGCCACATCCCCCCAGGCTACATCTCACAG GAGGCATGTGAGCGCAGCCTGGCAGAGATGGAGTCCTCACACCAGCAGGTGATGGAGGAGCTGCAGCGGCACCATGAGCGGGAGCTGCAGCGGCTGCAGCAGGAGAAGGAGTGGCTCCTGGCCGAGGAGACGGCAGCCACGGCCTCAG CCATTGAAGCCATGAAGAAGGCCTACCAGGAAGAGCTGAGCCGAGAGCTGAGCAAAACACGGAGTCTCCAGCAGGGCCCAGATGGCCTCCGGAAGCAGCACCA GTCAGATGTGGAGGCACTGAAGCGGGAGCTGCAGGTGCTATCGGAGCAGTACTCGCAGAAGTGCCTGGAGATAGGGGCGCTCACGCGGCAGGCCGAGGAGCGTGAGCACACACTGCGCCGCTGCCAGCAGGAGGGCCAGGAGCTGCTGCGCCACAACCAG GAGCTGCATGGCCGCCTGTCAGAGGAGATAGACCAGCTGCGTGGCTTCATTGCCTCACAGGGCATGGGCAACGGCTGCGGGCGCAGCAATGAGCGGAGTTCCTGCGAGCTGGAG GTGCTGCTTCGTGTAAAAGAGAATGAACTCCAGTACCTGAAGAAGGAAGTGCAGTGCCTCCGGGACGAACTCCAGATGATGCAGAAG GACAAGCGCTTCACCTCGGGAAAGTACCAGGATGTCTACGTGGAGCTGAGCCACATCAAGACGCGGTCCGAGCGGGAGATCGAGCAGCTGAAGGAGCACCTGCGCCTTGCCATGGCCGCCCTCCAGGAGAAGGAGTCAATGCGCAACAGCCTGGCTGAGTAG